Genomic segment of Sphingomonas sp. KRR8:
AGGTCCGCTGGATTCCCTTGCGCGAGACGGGCCGCGCCGGCCACCTCGTCGCCACCCATCGTGGCCGCGCTGGTACCAAGAACATCCTGCTGATCGGTCACCTCGACACGGTGTTCGAACCGGACTCGCCGTTCCAAAAATTCGTCCGTGAGGGTGAACAGGGCCATGGCCCGGGCGCCGCCGACGACAAGGGCGGAGTCGCTGTCATCATCGCGGCCCTGCGCGCCATGCAGGCGGCCGGAACGCTTCGGCAAGCCAATGTCACGGTCTTCCTGACCGGCGATGAGGAGGATCCCGGCACGCCACTCAGCCTCGCTCGCCGCGACCTCATCGCCGCCGGCAAGGCGGCCGACGTGGCGCTCGATTTTGAAGGCCTGGTGCGGGAGAACGGTCGCGACATGGGCTCCATCGCCCGTCGCAGCGTGACGGACTGGCAACTGACCATAAAGGCGACGCCCGGTCACAGCAGCGGGGTGTTCGGCTCCTCCTACGGGGCCAATTATGAGCTCGTCCGGATCCTTGACCAGTTCCGCCGCGAGCTGCGCGAGCCCAATCTGACCTACAATGTCGGCCTGATCGCTGGCGGCTCTAGCGCCAAGCTCGATGCTGGCAGGATCCGCGCGGACGTAACCGGCAAGACCAACATCATTGCCGCCGAGGCGGTCGCCCGCGGCGACCTGCGGGCGATCAGCAATGACCAAATTGCCCGCGTGAAGCAGCGTATGCAGCAGATCGTCGACCAGAACCGGTTGACCGGAGTAACCGGCGCCGAACTCGGCTTCGAGGAAGGCTACCCGCCGATGGCGCCGACCGCAGGCAACCAGGCGATCCTGGACAAGCTCAACCGCGTCAACGCGGATCTCGGCCTGCCTGCGATGCCAGCGCTAGACCCCGTCAAACGCGGGGCAGGTGACATCAGCTTCGTCGCGGCCGACGTGGATGGGATCGCGGGATTGGGTCCGACCAGCAGCGGCGATCACACGCCGGCCGAGCGGGTCGACATCGCGTCGATGTGGCCGCAGGCAACCCGCGCGGCCATCCTTATCACCCGCTTGAGCCAAGAGCGCCGTCGCAAATGAGCGACGTCGTCAACCGCAGCGAACGGCATCGCTTCGAGCTCGATCTTGGCGATGGCGAGGTGGGCTTCGCCGAATACCGCCTGCTGGACGGCAAGCGCATCCTGTTCCCGCACACGGTCGTGCCGGACGGCCATGAGGGCCATGGTTATGGAACCCGGCTGATCGAAGCGGGGCTCGAATATGCCCGGGAGCATGAATTGAAGGTCATCCCCAAGTGCCCATTTTTCGCGGCCTACATGCGCAAGCATGCAGAGACCCGCGACCTCCTCGACCCAGGGTCGGCTGAACTCCTCGACTAAATGCCGACCGTCATCGACCTGTGACCTTCCTGTCACTTGTCAGGCGCGGCGACCACGGGCCATAACCGTCGTCAACAACCGCGCCGTCGCGGTCTGGGGAGGAAATCAATCATGTCGAAGTTCGGCCGCGCCCTTCTGGGTGCCAGTCTGTTCGGTCTCGCCGCCATCTCCGCGGCGACGCCCGCATCGGCGCAGCGCATCACCCGTATCGTAACCTTCGGCGACAGCTATGCCGACACCGGCAACCTGTTCCGCCTGACCGGTCTCAACCCGCTGACCTTCCAGAGCGGCATCTATCCGACCGGCCGCTTTTCCGGCGGCACCAACTACATCGACACGCTGTCCAGTATCCTGAACGCTCCGGTCGAGAATTTCGCGGTTGGCGGCGCCACCGCGGTGCGCGGCAGCAGCTCGCCGTTTGACCTCCAGTTCGAGGTCGACAATTTCCTCAACGTCGGAACGCAGGCCCCGGTCTTTCCGAACGGCGCGCCGAGCTTCGGTCCAAACGACCTGGTGACGGTTTCGATTGGCGGCAACGATGCCCGCTACTTCCAGCAGGGCCTCAATAATGGTCGCACCCTGACCGACTCCATCAACGCAACCACGACCCAGTTCAACCGGGTTGTCGGCGCGGGCGCGCGGACGATCAGCGTGCTCGCCGGCAACACCGCCCTTCTTCCCGAAGTGGCCGCCGACCCCGTCGCGCAGGCTACTCGGAACACCTTCTCGACCAGCTACAACGCTGCCGTGCAGGCGCAGCTCGCCGGCTTCGCCGCCAATGGCGTGATGGTCCATTATCTCGACCTCACCAAGGTGCTTGGCAGCATTCAGACCAATCCGGCGGCCTATGGCCTCGCCAACGGCGTGGCTTGCCCGGCGACGCAGGCGAACGTGATCTCCGGCTGCAAGGGTTATTTGTTCTACGTCGACGCCCTTCACCTGAGCTCGGACGGCTTTGCGGTCGTCGGCCAATATGTCGCCGCCCAGCTGCGCGCCCCGCTGGTGCTCGGTGCACCGATCAATCTGCAGCTTGATACGGCGCGCCAGTTTGGCCGCACGCTCGATGGACGCGTCGACACCAGCGCCGCCCGCGCAGGCGTGACACCGCAGGGCCTGCGCTTCTTCGTCACTGGCAACGGCTTCCAGCGCAACGCCAAGGCGACCGAGCGCACCGACCGGTTCGAGTTGCGCGGGTACGGCGTGACGGCCGGCGCCGAGTTCGGAGTGGGTGACGCCGGTCTTGTCGGCGTGGCGGTGAACTATGACCGCGACCGCGCCAACGTCCTCGCCAGCGGCTTGCGCGACAAGGGCAAGACACTTCAGGCGGGCGTCTACGGCGGCATCGCCCAAGGTGGCCTGTTCGTCCAGGGTCACGCCGGTTACGGCCGCACGCGCCACGACATCAACCGAACTGGCGTGGTTCTGCCGATCACCGCCGATCCCAAGGGGCATCACTGGATTGCCGGTGCGAAGGCCGGCTACCTCGCCGATCTGGGCGGCCTGAAGGTCGGTCCGTTTGCGGCCGCGAATTATGCCAAGGTCAAGCTCGACGCCTATACCGAGACGGGCGACGAAGCGCTCAACCTCAGCGTTCGCCGTCAGTCGACCAAGGCGTTCGTCGGCGACCTCGGCGTGGAGGCACGCGGCAACTGGGACACCAGCGGAGTGACCGTGCATCCGTTCATCGCCGCCAGCGCCGAAAAGCTGCTGTCGGGCGACGCACAGTTCATTCAGTTCGCGCAGACCGCGTCGCCCACTATCGTGGACAGCTGGCAGCTCGCCGATCGTTCGAAGAAGGTCTACGGTCGCATCACGGGCGGTGCCAGCGCCCCGCTCGGCGGCGCCGCCAGCCTTGACGTCCAACTCGGCACGACTGTCGGCAAGAAGGAGGGCAATGAGGTCAACGCCCAACTTGGCTTCCGCCTCGGCTTCTAAGGACTGAAGATGAAGAAAAGGGGCGTCGGTCGCGGACCGGCGCCCCTTTTCGTTGCTCGCGCTACTTCGCGGCCTTCCTCAGCGCCAGCCGGACCAGCGCGTCGAGGGTCGCGTCGGCGCCCAACTCCTCCTGCGCCGCCGCCACGGCCGTGCTTGCCTCGACCGGCTTGAACCCAAGGTTGGCGAGTGCCGACAGCGCGTCGTTCGCGGCCCCGCCGCGCACCGGCGCGGGGCCGCCCGACACTCCAGCTGCCAGCCCCAGCTTGCCCTGAAGCTCCAGGGAGATCCGCTGCGCAAGCTTCGGTCCCACCCCGCTTGCCCGGGCGATCATCGCCTTGTCGCCGGCGGACACCGCACGTGCCAGCTCGTCGGGCGAGAGGATGGACAGGATCGCTAGCGCCAGTCGCCCGCCGACGCCCTGCACCGAGGTCAACTGCCGGAACGCCTCCCGCTCGGCGGCAGAGCCGAAGGCGAACAGGGTCATGCTGTCCTCGCGGACCTGCAGTTCGGTCAGCAGGACCACATCGCCGCCCGGACTGGGAAGCGCGCTCAGCGTCTTGCCCGAAAGCAACACGAGATAGCCGACGCCGCCCACATCCAGGACCGCGCTGTCCGCGCTTGTTTCAACGAGGGTTCCGGAGAGGCGAGCGATCATGGGGAGGGTTTAGAGCAAGCTTTCCCCCACCCGTCACCCTGAACTTGTTCCAGGTCCCGGCGGTCAGCAGCGGTGCGGCCTTAGCGCACGCCGCGCCCGGCACTTGCAAGATGGTGCGCATGGGTGACCGCCACGGCCAGCGCGTCCGCCGCGTCAGGCCCCGTGATCGCAATTCCCGGTAGCAGCCGCGCAATCATCGCGTGGACCTGATCCTTCGATGCGCCGCCGGTGCCGACCACCGCCTTCTTTACGAGTGTCGGCGCATATTCGCCCACCTCCAGCCCTCCGCGCGCCGCGCACAGCAGCGCCACGCCGCGGGCCTGTGCGAGCTTCAGGGTGGAGGAGGGGTTCTGGTTTACGAACACTTCTTCCGCGGCCGCTGCCTGCGGGCGATGTTCCGCGATCAGCCCGTCAAGCGTGTCCGCAAGTTCCACCAGTCTCGACGCGAACGGAGCGGATCCCCTGGTCCGGATCTGCCCGTTGGCGAGATGTGTCAGCCTGTTGCCCTCGGCGCGGATAAGTCCCCAGCCGGTGCAGCTCAAGGACGGGTCCAGGCCCAGGACGATCAAAGCTTGAGCCCGAACCTCGGCCCGGCCCACACCATCAGCAGGTATAGCAGGACGGTCAGTGCGCAGCCGAGCGCCAGGCTCAGGTAGAAGTTCATCCCGCCGCGCAGCAGGACGGGGATGACCAGGAACATCGGCAGGCTCGGCAGCACGAACCAGAAGGTCGCCTGGGCATGCGCCGCCATGTTCGCCGCGTCGGGCTTGTCGTTCCACAGCCACAGCATGCCGAGCACCGACACCAGCGGCAGCGAGGCGACCAGCGCACCGAACCCCGGATAGCGCTTGGCGATCTCCGACACGGCGGCGACGATCGCGCCGCTCACCAGCGCCTTGACCGCCAGCCACCACATCAGCCGAGCTTCTCGGCCACCGCGTCGCTGATCTCGTAATTACCCCACACCGTCTGGACGTCGTCGTCTTCCTCGAGTGTGTCGATCAGCTTCATCAGCTGGCCGGCATCGTCCTCACCGACTTCGACCGGGGTCTGCGGCCGCCAGGCGAGCTTGGACGATTCAGGCTCGCCCAGGCTGCCCTCGAGCGCCTTGGCGACCTCGTGCAGGCTGTCCTGCGCGGTCCAGATGCGGTGGCCGTCCTCGTCGCTCTCGACATCGTCGGCGCCAGCCTCGATCGCCGCCTCGAACACCTTGTCATTGTCGCCCGCCGACGCCGGATATTCGACCAGCCCGAGGCGGTCGAAGCCGTGGCTTACCGACCCGCTCGCGCCAAGGTTGCCGCCATTCTTGCTGAATGCGGTGCGGACGTTCGTCGCGGTGCGGTTGCGGTTGTCGGACAACGCCTCGACGATCAGCGAGACGCCGCCGGGACCGAAACCCTCATAGCGAATCTCTTCGTAATTCTCGGCCTCACCGCTGGACGCTTTATCGATCGATCGCTGGATGTTGTCCTTGGGCATGGACTGCGCCTTGGCCGCGAGCACCGCCGCGCGCAGGCGCGCGTTCATGTCCGGATCGGGCAGGCCGGACTTGGCGGCCACCGTGATCTCGCGGCTGAGCTTGCTGAACATCGCCGAGCGCTTCTTGTCCTGTGCGCCCTTGCGATGCATGATGTTCTTGAATTTGGAATGGCCTGCCATCCGGCGGGGCTCCTGACCTGATTGACGTGAATTTGGTGCCGGGACCCTTAGACGGATGAGTGAGCGATCGACAAGCGTGGGGCCCGTCGGCAGGCTCGTTCCCGAGGTCTGGCGTGACTGGTTCGCCTTCCTTCGAGCGCCCTCCCTCCACACCCCCCGCGAGCGTTTCGGATTGGTGGCCGTCCGGGCCGTGCTTTGGCTGCTGGTGCTCGGCGTGCTCGTCGATCTGCCGCTTGCTTCGCTGCTTGGCTGGCTGAGCAAGCGCGCCACTCTGGCGACGCCGCAGCTGGAGCAGCTGACCAGGAACGGCCCGGCGTTCACGCTGCTCCTCGGAGCGCTGATGGCGCCGCTGATGGAGGAAGTGCTGTTCCGCTCATGGCTCGACGGCAAGCGCCGGCACATCACCTTCTTCCTGATGGTGCTGCTGACTTTTGGCGTGTTCTGGAAGTTCGGCGCGATGGACCAGCCACTGCTCGCAATCGGACTGGCGCTCGTCCTGCTGCTGGTCGGCGCGGCGCTCGTCTGGCGTGCCGACAGAACGGTTCCGCAGTGGTTCGTGCGCTTGTTCCCGGCGATATTCTACCTTCAGGCGATCGCGTTCGCGGGCTCGCATTTCAGCAACTACCCGCTGGATCGGCCCTGGCTGCTGGTGCCCTTTGTCCTGCCGCAGCTGGTAGCCGGACTGATCTTCGGCTTCGCCCGCGTGCGCTACGGAATGTGGGCCAACCTTACGCTGCACGCCAGCAGCAACGCCTTCTTCCTGGCGTTGACACTGGCGGGAGGCAGCTAAGGCCTAGTGGAGGCCCAGGGCGTTGCGGTAGGTTTCCAGCAGAGCGTCCTGTTCATCACGTGCGTTCTTTTCCATCTTCCGCAGGCGAACGATGGTTCGCATCGTCTTGGTGTCGTAGCCGGTCGCCTTGGCCTCGCCGTAGACGTCCTTGATGTCGTCAGCGATGCCCTTCTTCTCTTCCTCGAGCCGCTCGATGCGCTCAATGAACAGCCGCAGCTGTTCCGCCGAGACGTTGCCGTCCGCCATATCCCCATCCCATCTGTCAGAAAATCGTCGTACCCGCGCCTTAGGCCAGCCGTGGGAACCGTTTCAAGCGGTTGAACCACGCGGCGTTGCGGCTATGGCCGTGGCGCAACAAGGGAGTGCGATACTTTGGTACAGGCGGTCGGCCCGCGCGGGCGCAAGGTCCGAATCCTCGCGACACTGGGGCCAGCGAGCGACACCCGCGAGATGATCGCCAAGTTGATGGCGGCCGGCGCTGACGCGTTCCGAATCAACATGAGCCACGGCGACCAGGCCGCCAAGATCAAGCTGGTTCAGGCGATCCGCAGCCTCGAGGAGCAGACCCGGCGTCCCTCCACTATCCTGTTCGACCTTCAGGGACCCAAGCTGCGCGTCGGCCGCTTCGCTGGCGGCGGAGTGGAGGTCCCGACCGGAAGCCGCTTCCTGCTCGACCGGTCGAGCGAGCCGGGCACCCCCGAGCGGGTGGAGCTGCCCCACGCGGAACTGTTCGAGGCAGTGGGCGAGGGCGACCGGCTGCTGATCGACGACGGAAAGGTCCGCCTGCGGGTCTCCGCCGTCACGCCCGACCGGATCGAGACCATCGTCGAGGTCGGCGGACGAATCAGCGACAACAAGGGCGTCAATGTGCCCGACGTCCTGGTGCCGATCCCGGCACTGACCGAGAAGGACCGCAGCGACCTTCAGTTCGCGCTCGACCAGGGCGCCGACTTTATTGCGCTGTCGTTCGTCCAGCGGGCCGAGGACGTGGAGGAAGCGCGCGCGCTGATCGGCGACAAGGCCGCGCTGATGGTCAAAATCGAGAAGCCCGCCGCCATTGAGCGGCTCGAAGGCATCCTCGCCCACGCCGACGCGGCGATGGTCGCGCGCGGCGACCTGGGCGTCGAGCTTCCGCCCGAAGCCGTACCGGCACTGCAGAAGCAGATCGTTGCCCGCTGCCGTGAGCTCGGAAAGCCGGTGATCGTCGCCACCCAGATGCTGGAAAGCATGATCCACTCGCCGACCGCCACCCGCGCTGAAGTCAGCGACGTCGCCAATGCCATCTACGATGGTGCCGACGCAGTGATGTTGTCGGCGGAGAGCGCCGCGGGCGATTATCCGTGCGAGGCGGTGCAGATGATGGATCGCATCGGTCGCTCGGTTGAAGCCGATCCGGGCTATGCCGCCCGCGTCCACTTCACGGCTACCCCAGCCGAGCCGACCACCGCCGACGCCCTGTCGGAAAGCGCGGGAAGCATTGCCAACACGGTCCCGATCGCGGCGATGGTCTGCTACACCAGCACCGGCTCGACCGCCCGACGCATCGCTCGCGAACGTGGGCCCGTGCCGCTGCTGGTGATGACCGCGAGCAAGACCGTTGCCCGCCGCATGGGCCTCGTCTGGGGCGTGCATGCCGTCAACACGCGCGACGTTTCCAGCTTCGAAGAAATGGTCGCCAAGGCCAAGCGGATGGCGTTGCGAACGAAGCTCGCCGGCGGTGGCCAGCGGTTGGTGATCCTCGCCGGCATTCCCTTCGGCAAGACCGGCTCCACCAACGTCATGCACGTGGCACAGCTGGTCGGGGACGAGCTGGACGATTACGCAGGGGCCTGAACCGGAAAGAGCAAGGCGGGCACTTCGTCCGCCAGCTCGCGCGCCAGGTAGCCGAGGGTGCCAATCCTTTCGCCCAGCTGGCGTCCCGCCTCACCGTGGCACCAGACGCCCCAAAGCAGTGCGGTAAGCGGCGCGGCGCCGCGCGCCAGCAGCCCGCCGACAATGCCGGCCAGCATGTCGCCCGAGCCTGAGACGCCAAGCCCCGGCCCGCCACCGCGGTACCGAAAGGCGCGGCCGTCCGGCGTGACCACATGGCTCTGGACGCCCTTGACCAGGGTCACTGCGTCATAGCGTTTCGCGCACCGCAGTCCGGCGCCGAGCGGGTCGGCCTCGACCTCGGCCGTCTCACATTCGAGCAGGCTGGCCATCTCACCCGCATGCGGCAGCAGGATGGGCGGGATCTCGGCGGCTTTGGCATCCGCCGTGCGGGCCGGCAGTGCGTGAAGCAGCGCGGCATCGAGCGCCAACCGATTGCCGTTCTTGAGCAGCGCGGCCGCCAGCGCGGCGCAGGCATCGGTTTGCTGCAACCCCGGCCCGGCGACCACGGCATCCGCCTTGCCCGCCAGGCGCGCCAGCCTGTCGTTGGCGGAGCCTACGAAACCGCCGTCGGCGTCCTCCTCGAAGCCGACCACCATCGCCTCGGGCATGGTGAAGGCAAGGCCGCTCGCCGCGCTGCGGACGGTCGCGATCTGCAGTCGGCCGGCTCCCGCCCGCATCGCGCCCATCGCCGTGAGCAGTGCCGCGCCGGCCACGTCGCGGCTGCCGGCGATGATCAGAATCGCGCCATGCTGGTCCTTGTCGCCCTGCCCAACCGCAGGCAGCGGATGCTTGGCCAGCAGCGCCGCGTCGAGTTCCGTGACGCTCACCTCGTTCCGGTCATCTTGTCGGGTTCGCTGGTGATCGGCGCGCGCTCCAGCTCCAGCGGGGCAGCCTGATTCCACAACGACAGCTTTGGCACGGAATCGAGCTCGGCCGGCTGGAAATCGAACGCGCATATCCCACAGTTGAGGACCTCGGACTGCCGGTCGATCTTGAGGATGGTGGGCTCGTCCAGCTCCTCGAGGATGTAGCGCATGCACAGCACCACGACCTGATGGCAGACGATCAGCACACGCCGGTCCGGATAATGAAGGTTGATAGAGTTCATCGCCGAGCGCAGCCGCAGGATGACGTCGGCCCAGCTCTCCCCACCCGGAGGCCGGTGGTAGAATTTGCCAAGCCTCGTCCGGTGTGCCGCTTCCTCTGGAAAGCGCTCCCGAATGCCGAGCGTCGTGAGCCCGTCGAACACGCCGAACTCCCGCTCGCGCAGGCGCTCGTCGACGACGGTGCGAGACTTGCCGCCGGCAAGTCCGCCCGCTTCGCAGATGTGGCGAGCGGTCTGGCGCGCGCGAAGATAGGGTGAGGACAGGATCACTTCGGGCCGCTGCTCGTCGGGCAACGCCGCGAACCAGCGGCCGGTCGCCTGCGCCTGCTCATGGCCGAGGTCGCTGAGCGGCACATCGACATCACGAATGTCGATGCCAATCTCCGCCAGTCCGCGCGCGTCGGCATGGTCACGAGCGACGTTGCCCTGACTCTGGCCGTGGCGGACCAGCCACAAGCGGGCCGGCCAGTGCGATACCTGCATCCTATCTCCTCGATCGCTCATCGGGACAACAAAGCACGAGTCGAGAGAAGAGGTCCAATTCCCCGGACCGGCCATGCGAAACTAGCGCCCAGGCAGCGTCTCGGCGTGGAGCATGAAGTCGGTCAGCGCCGATTCGAGTGGCCGCAGCAACTGCCCGCGACTGGTGGCGAGCGTGTTGTCCGCTCGGGGTCCCGCGCTGTCGACGATCTTGCGCGGGCTCATGCCAGCCCGGCCCGCGATGTCGCGGGCGAGGCCGTGCCAGCTGACGCTGCCTTCGTTCGCCAGGTGCCAGATGCCCTGCTCGCCATCGAGCAGCAGGTCGAGCGTCGCGTGGACGAGGTCAGGGACGTAGGTCGGGCTGACCATGCTGTTGTCGCTGGCGAGCACTTCTTCGCCGCGGTGCAGCCGGCCCAGCGTGTCGTGGAGAAAGTTGTAGCGGTCCCATGGCCCGAAGAAGGCGCTGGTCCGGATGATCAGCGCACGCGGGTCGATGGTCATCACCCGCTGCTCCGCATCGGCCTTGCTGCGCCCGTAGACGCAGGCCGGGCTGGTGGGATCGGGCTCAAGGTACGCCTCGCCCTTTTGGCCATCGAACACTAGGTCGCTGGAGAAAGTGACGAACGGGATTCCGCGCTTGTGGCAGGCGGCGGCCAGCAGCTCAGGGCCGGTCGTGTTGATCCGAAAGCAATCGTCGGGCTGGTGCTCGGCTTCCGGCACCCGGACGAAGCCGGCGGTGTTGATCACCGCCCACGGCCGAAGGCGGTCGAGTGCCTCGTCGATCGAGGCCGCATCGGTGACGTCGAGCGTGGCGCGATCGGTGACGACGTGCTGCAGGCCGCGGTGGGTGCAGATCCGGCCAAACGCCTGCCCTAGCGTGCCGGTCGCTCCGGTGATCAGCACCGGGTGGTGACCAAAGGCCGCTGGCTCGCAGGCGGACGCACCGATGTAGAAGCGCTCGGGACGCTGCCACCAGCCCTTGCCGTGGATGATCGGGTGCTCGACCTTGCCGCCTGTCGCAAGGCTCGCCGCTGCCCGCGCAACCATCGTCGGCCGGGGCTTGCCGCCGCGGGTGTCGAACGCGCCGACGTCGTAGATGCCTTCGCGACGGGTAATCAGCGAGCGCCAGTCGACATTGCCGAACAGCGACCAGATCGTGACCGCACGCACGTCGGCGCCTTCGCTTCGCACCTGTTCGGCCGCTTGCCACACTTGCTGCAGCCAGCGCACCTGCTCTTCACGGGTGCAGCCGTGGTGAACCTCGGTGATCGCCAGCGGGATGCCATAGCGCTCCCACACTTCGCGCAAACGCGCGGCGGGCCCGACCTCCTCCGCCAGGTGCGGCATTCGCACTGCTTCAAGGTCGACATAGGTGTCACGCCCGTTCGTGCCGGGTTCGACGTTGGGATAGAGGTCCACCCGCTCGTCGAGGTAGCGTTCGCTCGTCAGGTAATGATTGATGCCGATGATGTCGGGCGCTGCCTCGCCGGTGGCAAGCAGGTCGAGCAGCTTGCGATCGGCATGACGCTCGAGTGTCTCGCGAAAAGGGTGCGAAGCGCCGACCCTGCCGGCGAGCAGGTCCATGCTGAGCCAGCGCCGCTCATTTTCGTGGTTCGCCTGATGCTGCAGCGCGGGCGTGGCGAAGGTCTTGCCCATGTCCTCGGTGGTGACATGCAGCGCGCCCGGATTCACCGCGCGGATGGCGCGCATGGCCAGCAGCGAACCGGCGCATTCCAGCACCAGGGCGCGCATGAAGGCGCCCCAATCCTTGGTGTGCGGATACCAGTGGCCGTAGAGGCAGGAAAAGCGCGCGGTGGTCAGCGGCTCGTTGACTGGGGTCCAGCGATCAATCCACGGGTAGCGCTCCGCCACCTTGGCCGCATAATGGCCGAGCTTGGCCGGGAAGTCGGGATCAAGCAGGCTGGTGAAGCGCGGCCCCGAGCCATGGTGGACGAGCCCGCCGATGACCTTGACCCCAAGGTCGCGGAGGCGCCGCAGCCGCTCGTCGTGCCAGCTGAAGTCGAGCTTATCCGGATGGTCGCCGACCACGCGTTCCCACACGATCGGGTAACGGACGGTGCGGATTCCGAGCCTGGCGATCTCGTCCAGGTCGGCCATGCGGTAGGCGTGACCGGTCTCCACCAGCTGATCGCGGTATTCATCGCCGATCCGGACGACCGTGCACTCCACCCCGCCCCAGAGTTCGAGCGGGGTGGTGCTGGTTTCTCGGCTCTGCATAGGCGCCTCCTCCTGGCCTAGACGGCCAGGCGAAGCTCCCGGCGTGACGCACCAAGGCTGGCCCGCTGCTCATCCATCCGGCGGAAGGTGGCGAGCGCCTGTCCGACAATCTGGTCCATGTTGTAGTAGCGGTAGGTCGCCAGGCGGCCGACGAAGGTGACGCCGCTGGTCGCATCGGCCAGCGCTTCATATTTCTTGAACAGCGCCTGATTCTCCGGTCGCGGGATCGGATAATAAGGGTCACCCTCGGCGCTCGGATATTCGAGCGTGATGGTGGTCCGCGGATGCTCCTGGCCGGTCATGTGCTTATACTCGCTGATGCGGGTGTAAGGCGTTTCCGTGTCCGGATAATTGACCACGGCGACGGGTTGGAACTGCTCCTTCTCGATCGTCGAATGGACGAACCGGAGCGAGCGATAGGGCAGCTTGCCGAAGCGCCAGTCGAAATACTCGTCGATCGGCCCGGTGTAGATAATGTGCGCCGCATCCACGTCCGTCTTGATGTCGCGGAAGTCGGTGCCCAGCGCCTTGTCGATGAGCGGATGGTCGAGCATTTTCTCGAACATCTTGGTGTAGCCGTGAAGCGGCATGATCTGGTGCGCGTCGGTGAAGTAGCGGTCGTCGGTGTTGGTCCGCGTCGGAATGCGGCTGGTCACCTGCTTGTCGAGTTCGGAGGGATCGAGACCCCACTGCTTGCGGGTGTAACCACGAAAGAACAGCTCGTAGAGCTCACGTCCGACCGCATTGATGACCACGTCTTCCGAGGTCTGGATGTTGGCCACCGGCTCGGCTCGAGCCGCCAGAAAAGCCGCCGCATCCTCGTCGTTCTTGAGGCCCGCGTCGAACAGCATGTTGAGCGTGGTGCGGTTGATAGGGATCGGCACCTGCATGTCGCGCACATTGGCGAGCACGCGATGCTCATACGGGCGCCACTGCGTGAACTGCGACAGGTAGCTGACGATCTCGTCGCTGTTCGCGTGGAAGATGTGCGGGCCGTACTTGTGGTACAGGATGCCGTGCTCGTTGAGCTCGTCATAGGCGTTGCCGCCGACATGGTTCCGCTTGTCGACCATCAGCACGCGGGCGCCATGCTGGGTCGCCAGTCGCTCGGCGAGTACCGACCCGGCAAAGCCGCAGCCGACGATCAGATAGTCGTACTTCTTGGCCTTGGGCAGGTGAGTGAACGACCCGGGGCCGTTGCCAAACGCCGGGCGCTCGATCTTGCGCGCGGGCTCGGTCACCTCGTCGATCAGCGCGGCCATGCGGGCCTGGGTGGTGTCCCAGCTCATGTCGGCGAGTGCCAGGTCGACCTCCGCTAGCCAGTCGTTGTCCTCGGTGGCCATTTCCAGCAGGCGCTGGGCCGCATCGACGAACTGTTCGGCAGTCGCAGCGATGCGGACGCCGGACAGTTTCTCGTAATGACGCTTCACGTCGCGGATCGGAGTGGAGACCACCGGCTT
This window contains:
- the glf gene encoding UDP-galactopyranose mutase — its product is MFEKVGVHGSGSSSVQAFSNSRTTLICFSHLRWEFVFQRPQHLMSRFARTQPVVFWEEPVSTAAGEAPSLDARAAKNAPGVTIVTPRLPEGMDADKQQTVLKGLLDQFVSTLPGKFVRWYYTPMMLPFSRHLDALATVYDCMDELSAFRFAPQELLNLETELLNAADLVFTGGYSLYEAKKKRHGNAHPFPSSVDRKHFGAARSGIADPADQAGIAHPRLGFYGVIDERIDLELLAEVADLRPDWQLVMVGPVVKISENELPRRANIHYLGGKSYDELPSYLGNWDVAMMPFAINEATRFISPTKTPEYLAAGKPVVSTPIRDVKRHYEKLSGVRIAATAEQFVDAAQRLLEMATEDNDWLAEVDLALADMSWDTTQARMAALIDEVTEPARKIERPAFGNGPGSFTHLPKAKKYDYLIVGCGFAGSVLAERLATQHGARVLMVDKRNHVGGNAYDELNEHGILYHKYGPHIFHANSDEIVSYLSQFTQWRPYEHRVLANVRDMQVPIPINRTTLNMLFDAGLKNDEDAAAFLAARAEPVANIQTSEDVVINAVGRELYELFFRGYTRKQWGLDPSELDKQVTSRIPTRTNTDDRYFTDAHQIMPLHGYTKMFEKMLDHPLIDKALGTDFRDIKTDVDAAHIIYTGPIDEYFDWRFGKLPYRSLRFVHSTIEKEQFQPVAVVNYPDTETPYTRISEYKHMTGQEHPRTTITLEYPSAEGDPYYPIPRPENQALFKKYEALADATSGVTFVGRLATYRYYNMDQIVGQALATFRRMDEQRASLGASRRELRLAV